From Aquabacter sp. L1I39, the proteins below share one genomic window:
- a CDS encoding DUF3096 domain-containing protein, giving the protein MTVDLVILQPIVALVAGILILLFPRLLNILVAIYLILIGILGLVPH; this is encoded by the coding sequence ATGACCGTCGACTTGGTGATCCTTCAGCCCATCGTCGCCCTGGTGGCCGGAATCCTGATCCTGCTCTTTCCCCGGCTGCTCAATATTCTGGTGGCGATCTATCTGATTCTGATCGGAATTTTGGGTCTGGTGCCACATTGA